The genomic interval GTCTTTATGAAGAACTTTTGGAAGCCTGCGGCTATTTTCTGATATTTGTGGCTGCGCTGATGGCCGGCAAATTTAAAACACTTCCGGAGGATGAGCAGGAGGCCGTTGCGGCGGAGGGGGCCTGCGTTCACCGTTCGAAGTAGGTGTATCCGCGCATACCGTTTTCGAAAGCATCCATGATGTTGCGGCGCTCTTTCGCAGTAATCGCATCGTTGCGGACGGCGGTTTCCGCCAGTTTCCGGATGCGGCGGATTATGTTTTTCGGGTCGTATTCCACGTAGGATAAAACGTCGGCCACTGAGTCGCCTTCGAGTTCCCGGGAATAATTCAAATGTCCTTCGCGGTCGACTTCCACGGTGATGACGTTGGTGTCGCCCAGCAGGTTGTGCAGATCGCCGAGGGTTTCCTGATAGGCTCCGACAAGAAAGACGCCGAGATAATATTCATCATCTGTCAGGTTATGCAGCGGAAGCGAATCGCGGGTGGTGTACTGCCCGACAAAGCGGTCGATTTTACCGTCGCAGTCGCAGGTAATATCGGCCAGCACTACTTCGCGGGTCGGTTTTTCATTGAGCCGGTGGATCGGCATGATCGGAAAAAGCTGATCGATGGCCCAGACATCGGGCAGCGATTGAAACAGGCTGAAGTTACCGTAGTAAATATCGGCCAGCATGGAAGGCAGTTTGCGCAGCTCGCTGGGCACATAATCCATCTGTCCGGTGAGTTTTGCTATGCGGGTGATAATGTGCCAGAAAATGGTGCCGGCCAGCGCGCGGTCTCGCAGGGTCATGGTACCGCGTTTGAATCGTTCGTGAATTTCGTCGCGGTAGTAAAAGGCGTCGTGGAAGCATTCCTGTGCGTTGCGCTTGTTGACCACTTTGACTACGGCCATCAGGTTGTGCAGCAGTTCGTGAGCGTTTTCGGGGAGTTCAGTAGGCAGATCGCTGATTTCGAAACGGCTCTCGTCGAGAATGTTGAACAGCAGTACAGAATAATAGGCAACCGTTGCGCGCCCCGATTCGGTGACGATGTCGGGATGGGGCACGCCGGTTTCGGCCAGCGTACTGACCAGGTTTTCCACGATCGCTACGCAGTATTCGTCGAGATTATAGTTCCTGCTTGCTTCGGTATCGCCCTGTGATCCGTCATAGTCAACCGCCAGGCCGCCGCCAAGGTCGAGGATGCCCATGGGGGCGCCTTCTTTCACCAGACCGATATAGACGCGACAGGCTTCGACGACTGCTTCACGAATATCCCGGATATTGGGGATCTGCGAACCGACGTGATAGTGCAGCAGCTGGAGGCAGTCGAGCATGTTGACTTCTTTCAGGAGATCGACGACGTCACACACCTGCGAAGGATTCAGCCCGAAGACACTGCGCTCACCGCCGGAGTGGTTCCAGTGCCCGGATGCCTGAGTGGAGAGTTTGAGACGGACGCCGATTTTCGGCGGTATATCCAGGGTTTTGGAGCGGTTGATGATCAGTTCGAGCTCCGACGGGGTTTCCACCACAAAGATGCACTGCAGGCCCATTTTGCAGGCATAAAGGCCGAGGTCGACAAACTCCTCATCTTTATAACCGTTGCAGATGAGGTAGGCTTCGGGATCGTGCATGTAGGAGAGGGCCGCGATCAGTTCCGGTTTACTGCCGGCTTCTAGACCGTGATGGTAGCGGGCACCGAATGCCGTGATTTCTTCGAGCACCTGCTGTTGCTGGTTCACTTTAATCGGATAGACACCACGGTAGTTTCCTTCGTATTCAAACTCCTGAATCGCCCGGCCGAAACCTTCGTGCAGGAGTTTGATCCGTGCGTCAAGGATGTCGGAAAACCGCAACAGAACCGGCATATTCAGCCCTCGGTCGATTAAACCGTCCACAATATGGCGAAGAGATATGCCGGTGCCGTTTCCGTGCGGGTGAACAATCACCTCGCCGGCATCGGATACACTGAAGTAATCTGTACCCCAGTTGTTGATACCGTAAATTTCCGCCGACTGTTCCGGCGACCATGCTGTAGATTCCGTTTTCAAGAAGTGCGATATACGGGCGTTTCCGGGGTTTTGAAAGTCAATTATGAAAAAAATCTGATTGATTATAAATCCAGCGATTAACGGATAAGCCGGTGAACTTATTTCTGAAGAGCAATGCTGACGTACCGGATTGGATAAAAATTGATTTTCGGGTTTTCTCTCTGAATTTACGGGCGGGGAACTCAGCGATCGACTGTTGCGGAGAGGTTTCGAAATGGCGCAGGGATTAAACGCGATCGGGTTCTCTTTTTCCCGGGCATTATACGGTTGGATCAACGTTTCAGCGGGTAATCCGTAGCGTGTAAATTATATTTTTTTAAGTTTAACCTTTTATGGATTTCTCTTTTCTTCTTATATTTTCTATATTTAAGCATGGGAAAGTTTATGAAGAAAAGGGAATGGGGCGTGCCGGCTTTTCTGGCGGCGGTTTTCTTTCTGAATATGGCGGAATCCATGTTTGCGCAGGAGTTCCGGATCAGCGAATACGATGGAGATTCGATTACGGTTGAATATCCTCCGTGTTTTGACGGGGCCTACCTTTTTGTCGAGCAGGGGACCAATCTTGTCGATCAGAACTGGGAAACCGTGGATTATACGCAGGTCAGCCTGGCGGAGGAGGATGCGGTATCCTTTGCCGTGTCTTCGACCGGCCGGACAGCAACTGCCACGGGAGCGATTTCAGCCGCCGAATTGCCGGAGACCGGCGGAGAGCATGAAAGCGGATTTGTCCGGATCAGTGCCGTCTCTTTCGTGGATTCCGACGGGGACGGTCTCGACAATGTCACGGAATATGCGCTGAACCTGAACCCGTATGAGCAGGATGCCCCGCAGGTTTCACTGCCCGAAGATGACGGCGATCCCCGGCCGGTGCCGGGATCTATCGACAGTGCTCCGGGCGACTGGAATACGCCGCCGTCTGCAGTGTACCGGAATGCAGGATCTGCCTATGAGCTGATCAATCATCTGATTCTGGCGCTGGAAGGAACCAACGGAACGTTCACGGCTCAGACATCTGCTGCAGCGCTGGGCGGCTGGATCGAACAGCAGTGCGGGAGCTGGTATCCGCCGCTGGAGAATGATCGGTTTCCGATTGTGTACGGCGGCCGTTTTTTCAGGATGGAGACCAATGGATTTGAATGGGTCGGAAAGGAGCATATTTATCCGTTGGCTTTTTATGATTATGCGGCATCCGGCTATGCGGATGCCGTGCCTCAGTTTATCAATCATCTGGTCCGTTCGTCCGAAACAGACCGGCCGGGACTGGCGGTACTGCCGGACGGTTCCTCCGTTCTGGTCAATGCGGAAAATCCGTGGACTCCGGAAAAGGTGAATGCCTGTCTGCAGCAGTTCAGAACGGTGGTCTGCCGGCTGCAGTCGGTAGATGAAAATGGCGGTTTTGCGGCATCAGACAGTAACGCCATGGCCAGAGCAACGTGGAATTACTGGGGCACCTATAATGCCGCAACGGAATATTATCATCAGCCGCAGCAGCTGATCCGCTCTGAGTGGAAATATAATGCTGAACAGGGGGAGTGGGAGCAGGTTCCGAATGAAGACGGCGCCATTGTCACCATTTTCGCTCAGAATCAGCAGTTTGAATTTACGGGAAATCTGCGCCGGTATGGCTTCGGCAGAACGGTCCACCGCGGTTATATGAAACTGATGGATGAGGTGGAATGGCAGATTGGATATCCCGATGAAACCAGTGCATATAAACGCAGGTATGACCATCTCCCGGAAGGATTCCGGACCAACGGGATTTTCCGGACATTCACCGCCTCGGATCATGAAACCGCCTGGCTGGCCGCCGCGGCAACGAATTACAGCGCCGAAGCGTTCTGGGACTGGACGGCGCCGGATCTGACGGGCGGTACAGCGTGGACCGACCGGACGCTGGTTTATGACCGGGGCGGTTATATTGCGGACGGCTATGTGTATTCCGGATACTATCCCTCCTATGTCTCTCCCGATGACTATACCGTTCTTTCAACCCTGTCGCCCCCGGTCTTTGCCGAACAGTCGCTCATTATGGATATGGACCGCGACGGCGCCATTGATGCCGACGACTTCTATCGTGCGGACGCATCCCATCCCTACCGCTTCTGGATGAATGAAGACGGTAACGATGCGGCCTATCCTGAAGCCGATATGGAGGATTTCTTTCCTGCCATGTTCAAAGGAACCGGTTCAGCCCAGACCTTTAAACTGTCAGCGAATATCGACATGGATTATATTCAAACCACCATGTTAACCAACAACACCCAGGCGTATTTACATGATATTGATCTGGCGCAGTCGCTGGCCGGTCAGATCCGGTCCCTGGATGCCGGCGATCAGAGCCCGGCTGTTTTTTCAGAAAACGAGATCGTTCTGCTGGCGGCATCTGAAGTAAACACCAATGCACAGATCTATGTCCACACGCTTGAAAACGGGGTGGAGATCTCAATTTCCACCAACTATTTCTCCTTCAGCTCCGTCACCAACATGTACCGCATCAAAAACCTGCGGGCCGGCGGTGTCAGCTCCACCAATAAGCCCCTCAACTGGCCGGATGAATTGACCAACGGCAAGGATTTCGTCTTTGTTCATGGGTATAACGTGACGGAATCAGCCGGACACGAATGGAACAAAACCATCTTTAAACGCCTCTGGCATTCCAGCTCCAACGCCAGATACCACGCCCTCCTCTGGGATGGATCGCCGCCTACAGCAGGATTGCCCAATGTTGGCTATCATTATCACAACGCAGTCATTAATGCCTTTGCTACCGCTTCGCAATTGGCTGTTTATCTTAATGGATTGAATGAACCGGTTGTAATGGCGCACAGTTTGGGCAATATCGTTACCAGCGAGGCCATTACCGGAGACCATGGACTGCCGGACTATCACGTTGAACAATACTACGCCATGGATGCGGCAGTTGCACTTGAAGCATACGGCGATTCAACCCCAACTAATAATCTAATTCCTCAAACCCGTCTTGCCCGAAATGCGGAAGGGTTACTTTCGTTCACCGGATATAAGTGGACGGATTATCCTTATCAGATGCATCCTTATTCATGGTACCGCCGGTTTGGAGAAAGTGATTCACGCTCTGAACTGACATGGCGGCATCGTTTTGCAGACGTTCAGGAGAAAACGGATGTGTTCAACTTCTATTCCAGCACAGAAGATGTGCTCCGTGTGGGTGATGGGTACACAATTTATTTGGATACCGTTGATATCGATACAGAAACCTTCCTTTTTATTCCGACGGGCTTTGATATGCAAAAAGGGCTGTATGCATGGCACATTCAGGAAATCTACAAAGGAAGAAGCGGTTTCTTTGAGGGCCTGGTTCCCGATATGCTCGGCGGTGGATCAAGTAAATATGGCGGATGGGAGTTTGTGAAGGAGGGTGGTCATTATATCTATTCATTCCTCGGCCTTGACCTGTGGCCTGTTCATCCCAATACATGGAAGGAACGCCTGTGCCCTGATAATCCCGACCAGGAGGATTGGCTCGAAGTGGTTCGCGACGATCCGTTCTTTCGGCACACGCCGGAAGAACTGTTCGAGGCAGGTGCAGAAGCTTTTGCTGGCGGCACGCTTGGAACCCATGGCGCAAACCTTGACTACAACGCCGCCAGCTCCACCGTGCCAGTCAGTGAGGTTGCTATCCGCGACTGGCTCTTAGCGAAAGCTTTCCCCGCCGTCACTAGACCGATGGGGTCGACGTTTAATAGTGCAGAAAAATGGGAAAATGTAAATTTCGACATGTATAGCGCTGATTATATGACTGACCAAGCCGCATGGCATCACAGAGAAAATAATGTGCCAAAGTGGTGGCACAGCGATATCAAGGACATGCCATATGTTCATATTTACAAATTATATAACAAAGTTACCGGGAAGGAGCAGTAGCATGAAATCAAGTGTCTTATTTGTAGTATTATTAATGCAGTCGGGTTGCACATTAGCTAATCCGGCTACAACAAAATTTACGGTTAAGGTAGAAGATGCAGAAACTGGTCTTCCTGTCACCAACGCTGTGGCCAAAGCCAACTTTATTCTGAAATATGATCCATGGGGGGCAAAAAAAAACGAATATAATCAGGCAAAAGTTCAGGTCAATGCAGATGGCATGGCAGTTATCAGCGGAAAAACTATTCGGCGCACGGGCGGGGGGCTTCTGTTTTTGCAGATGGATATTATCCCGCCGGAAATGGATTCTCGTTTTCTGGACAGAATGTTGTACTCAATCGCTGGGAGCCGTGGAACCCGACGATTGAGGTTAAGATGCGGAAAATAAAAAATCCGGTATCGATGGTGCATAAAGGAAAAAAGTGGGAAGCATTTCCCGAATATAATGTTGAAATAGGATATGATCTGGGTGTCGGAGATTGGGTGTCTCCAAACGGGCGAGGCAAGTCCGCCGATTTTGTCTTTAAGACAAGGAAAACAGAAAATCCATCAAGAGCGGAATATGTGCTTTCCTTTTCAAATCCCGGTGACGGTATACTTGAATATCAATTTCCGGAAAACCTGAAGTCCAGTTTTAAGTGGCCCTATGTTGCTCCTGAAGCTGGGTATGATAATAAACTTGAAAAATACAAAGTCTATAAGATCCCTTCCCGGCCTGAAACGAACCTAAAGCGAACCGTTAATTACATTTTCCGAGTCCGCACCCAAATGGATGAGGATGGAAACATAATCGCAGCTTGCTATGGGCGGATTTCGGGAGAGATTGAACTGACGACTGACGGGAAATATCAATTTGGATACTGGTTCAACCCAGATTCCTCCAGCCGTTCTTTGGAATACAACGGTGTTAACCTGCTGAAAAAATGATCTTTGACATTTGAATAAAATGAGGGTTTCCAAGGTTTGAAAAAGTTGCGTCTGGTTTTTCCAAGCCTTGGAAATATATACACCCAACTGGCCCGACGAACTCACCAACGACAAGGACTTCGTTTTTGTGCATGGGTATAACGTGAAAGATGATTTCTCGTTACTCAAGTTTGATGAATTGGATACGCCCGCTCGTTTATGGCATCGTGAGATTTTTAAACGCCTGTGGCATGCCGGATTAAATGCTCGGTACAACGGGGTCATTTGGGACGGAACTCCCAGTTCGTATGCCGGTAAAAAACACTATCATCACTCTGTTATCAATGCTTTTGCCACCGCTCCGTTGCTGGCAACTTATTTAAATACATTCGATGATCCTGTGGTGATGGCGCACAGCTTAGGCAATATGGTCGTGGGGTCGGCGATTGTGGACTATAATGCGGATGTTTATCAGTATTATGCCATGGATGCTGCGGTTGCGCTGGAAGCCTACGGCGATGTTGCTCCGACGAATCACATGATTCCTGACTCACTGTTTGCTGTTCAGAATGATGGGTGGCTTTGTTTTAAGGGATATAGCTGGACCAATTACCCTTCGGAAACCTACGCCTCTGAATACTATCGCCTGTTTAAGGATAGTGGCGATTCGCGCACCAACCTCACCTGGCGGCATCGCTTTGCCGATATCCAGACCAAAACCGACGTCTTCAATTTTTATTCCAGTACGGAAGATATTTTGCGAGTGGATGATAAAATTGACATGCTGGATATCATCGATATTGACGCGGATCTGAAGATGAGTTTTCCGCCGGTCGATTTTGATTTCTCTACTCCGTACGCGTGGCAGCTGCAGGAAATGTATAAAGGGCTGGATCAAATTCCGATTATCAATGCGCCCGGCGGCGGTATCAGCAAATATGGAGGCTGGGGATTCATTGAAGATGGCGACTCCTGGCATATTAAAGAGTGGTTTAAAATTTTTGATGTCGGTCCGCGCAAGCCCAGACTCTATTTTGAGAAATTGGAAGACACGGATGAGAACAGGGAAACGCGTGATGAATTCAGGGCTTTGCTACAGATCGACCCGCTCTTCCGGCACGAACCCGAAGAGCTGTTCAGCGAGAATGCCGCCGCTTTCGCCGCCGGAACCATCGGATCACACGGCGGAAATCTGGAGTATCACACCGGCGATAACGACCTCGATATCTCGCAGGTGAAAATCCGCGATTGGCTTCTCGCCAAGGCGTTTCCGTCCAGAACAAGGCCGATGGGGTCGACATTGAATGCGAAATGGCCAATCACTATGGCTAATTTCGACATGTCGGATCCGGATACTGCGAAAACACTAATGACCGATTCGGGGAAGTGGTGGCATAAGGACGATGATAATCAAATAGAATGGCGGCATAGCGACCTGAAAAATATGCCCTATGTCCATGTTTACAAGCTTTATGAAAAAATCACAGGAATGGAGAAGTGAAATGAGATGGTTAGGCTTATTTTTGATTTTACTGCTGAATTCGGGTTGTGTTTTGGCAAACCCGGCTAAAACGAAATTTACAGTCCGAGTCCTGAATGCTGAAACAGATGAAATAATTACGAATGCTGCCGTGTTGTGCCATTTCACACAAAAACGGGATCCCTGGGGGAATGGAACAGGCAAATCGACTCGTGTAAAGCAGGTAGTCGATGCAAATGGGGAAACTACCATTGAAAATAAAACCATTCAGAAAGGAACGGGAGCAACAGCGTTTGCGGATGGATTTTATACCGATTCGGCCGGACTTAAATTTACAGGGAAAAATACCGCCCTCAACCGCTGGGAGCCATGGAATCCGACGATTGAAGTGAAGATGCGCCCGAAAAAGAATCCGGTGCCTATGATCAATAAGCGGGTTGAGTCATCGAAAATTCCCGTTTGGGAAAAGGATCTCGGATTTGATCTGGAAAAAGGCGATTGGGTAGATCCGTATGGAATAGGCACACAATCCGATTTTTTTGTAAACATGGTTCGTCGATTTGAACATTCAGGTGATTACGATGCCGTGGCAACGATCCGTTTTCCGAATGAAGGTGATGGTATTCAACGTTACGAGGTTCCTGACGAGTTTCAATCGAGCAGTTTTAAATTTCCTTATAAGGCTCCACTGGATGGATATCAGGATAAGCTGATTCTGGAACGACATGCCACGCTTCGCAAAACAGAGTGCAATTTTAATCCAAAAACAGATCTTTACATCTTTCGGGTACGCACGGAATTAGATGCGGACGGAAATGTTGTTTCCGCCTGTTATGGTCGTACCACCGGCCGAATTGAAATCGGATGGGGCGAGGTATTTGATTTCAGCTACTTTTTTAATACGAACTCCCAAAGCCGCAGTCTGGAGTCTGATGAGAAACCGTATTGATCTTTGACATCTGAATACATTTCTTGCCGCCGGAACCATCGGCACACATGGCAGCGGTCTCGAATACCACACCGGCGACAACGGCCTCGATATTTCCAATGTGGAAATCTGCGATTGGCTCCTCGTCCCGAAGCGTAGCGCAGATAATTTTCCAACGGAAAATAGCGACAAGGGAGCGGTTCATGCCTTTCCGTCCAGAACGAGGCTGATGGGAAGTGCAGAGAATAAAGAGTGGGATACTCAGGGCGCGAACTTTAACATGTTTATTGAGTTTAGAACTGATTCTGATAAATGGCCAATCGAAGATACCAATGATAATAAAATCTGGCGGCACAGTGATTGGAAAAATGCACCATACATACACGTCTATAAACTGTTTGAAAAAATGACAGGAAAGAAAAACTAAAATGAAAACAGCTTTATTTTTACCACTTGTCACATTGGTTTCCGGGTGCGCTTTGGCTCAGCCAGCATCTTTGAAATTTACGGTTCGGGTCTTGGATGAGGAGACTGGTCGTCCTGTTACAAATGCGATTGTACAGAGCTTTTTTGAGCATCAGTATGATCCATGGGGCAACAAGGCGAATATTATAAAGAAGGCGAAAGTACCTGTTGATAGAAATGGCGAAGCTGTCATGCAGGGAAAAGATTTACAGGGAGGTGTTGGAGGCACCGCATTTGCCGAAGGGTATTATCCGGGACATTCTGGACAAGCATCCGAATGGAAAAACTTAGCATTGAATCGATGGGAACCATGGAATCCGATCATTGAGGTTAAACTACGTCCTAAGAATAATCCCGTGCCGATGTTTTACCGAAAGCGGAATTATAGTGCGTTTAAGGTTCCGGAATATAATCAACCCATCGGGTATGACCTTGAAAAGCAATCATTTGTTGCCCCCATGGAAAAGGGGTAAAATCAGATCTGTTTTTTGAATTTAAACGGGATTTTAAAAATTCTCAGAATTACGATGTTTCATGCAGGCTGACATTCCCGAATGAGCATGACGGCATTCAGGAATATTATTTTGATGAAGCGATACAAAGTAGCTTTAAATGGCCTTATCTTGCTCCGACCAATAATTATCAACCGACTGTAGAATGGCATTCAACTCGAAGTAATGCCGGGGCTATAAACAATAATTTCAAAGAAAACGTGAATTATATTTTTCGGGTTCGAACACAGGTTGATGATGAAGGGAATATTACATCCGCCTGCTATGGGAAAATATCCGGCCCCTTCGGACTCGGATGGGCCGATTGGGTAAACTGGGTGTATTGGTTTAATCCGGTTCCGAACGAGCGGTCGCTGGAATGGAACGGTGTGAATCTGCTGAAAAATTGATCTTTGACAATTGAAAACCGACCCGCGCTTCCGACATGACCCCGAAGAGCTGTTCAGCGGGAAGGCCGCCGCTTTTGCCGCCGGAACCATCGGTACGCACGGCGGAAATCTCGAATATCACGGCATAATCTGGGACGGTATTGGAGAAGGTTCCTTACGGACGCATTACCAGAATTCAGTGGTGAAAGCTTTCGCGACTGCTCCATGGGTTGCTGACTATATTCAATCCCTCTCATCCACGGAAACCATTGTATTGGCGCATAGCCTGGGCAATATGGTGGTCAGTTCTGCTATCTGCGAATACAATGCCCCGGTCCGGCAGTATTATGCCTTAAATGCCGCTGTGGCACTCGAAGCCTACGGAGATGTAACGAGCAATGAAGCCTTAATTCCGGATGTCTTTTTTTGCTGGGAACGGGAAGGGTTTCTGGATTATGAACGGCGGGGCTGGCGGGACTATCCGCATGAAACCTGGGCTTCGGAATGGTATCGTCTGTTTCCGGAAAACGATCCGCGGGCAGAGCTGACCTGGCGGCACAAGTTTGCGGATATTCAGAAAAAAACAGCTGTATTCAACTTTTATTCCAGCACCGAGGATGTGCTTCGTGTGCTCGACGATGTAAATTCCATTATCAAATTGATCGACTGGAGTTCCGTCCGTCCCGAATTACGGTTTCATGTTTTTCCCCTGACTTTTACCTCTGACAAAAAATGTGCATGGCAGTTACAGGAAATGTACAAAGGATTAAATGACTGGGTAGCAACGTATTTCGGAGGAGGATCAAGTAAGCAGGCGGGATGGGGATTTACGAAGGAGGATGGAATGCATGTAAAAACTGTACGGAAAAAAACACCGGGCAGCCATCCCCCAAGCTACAGCTACAGAAAGTATACGGAAACTCCTGCCGCAGCCACCAATGCACTGAATACTTTGCCGGGTAATGAAACCCGGCGGGCAGACTATCTTGAAAAACTGAAAACCGATCCGCTCTTCCGAAAAGAACCGGCGATCCTCTTCGATGAAAACCATGCGGCGGATTTTGTGTCCGGTACTGTCAGTGACTATGCCGGCCATCTTGATTATACCAACGATGACACCGAACTTGATATTTCTAATGTTATTGTCAGGGATTGGCTTCTCGCAAAAGCATTCCCATCAAGGACCGGCCCCATGGGGTCGACATTCAATGCGAAATGGCCAATCACTATGGCTAATTTCGACATGTCAAATCCTTCGGAAGGTTTTAAAACGAGCGAGCAGGACTGGTTTAGAAAAGATAAATATAATGAAGTGAAAGAATGGAGGCATAGCGACCTCAAAAACGCGCCCTATGTCCATGTATACCGATTGTTTGAAACAATTACAGGGAAGGTGAATTGATATGAAATGGATTTTTTTATTTTTAAGTTTGATAATTTCAGGGTGTGTTTCTGCGACTGTGCCTGCATCCAAGTTTACTGTTCATGTAACAGATGTTGAAACAGGGTTGCCCGTAACCAACGCAGTGGTGGAAACGGTTTTCGAACATTTTTATGATCCATGGGGCAATAAAGCATCCAAAATAGACCGCAGAAAAAAGCAAGTAAACCGAGAAGGGATCATCTGCTTCTCAGGAAAAGAACAGGAACCGGGAATAGGCTGTTCAGTGGATGCGGATGGTTATTATGGAGACTGGGGAGGGATTGAAGGTCAATATATGAAAAAGAATCTCGTCCTCAACCGCTGGGAACCATGGAACCCGACGATCGAAGTAAAGATGCGCCCGAAAAAGAATCCGGTGCCTATGATCAATAAGCGGGTTGAGTCATCGAAAATTCCCGTTTGGGAAAAGGATCTCGGATTTGATCTGGAAAAAGGCGATTGGGTAGATCCGTATGGAATAGGCACACAATCCGATTTTTTTGTAAACATGGTTCGTCGATTTGAACATTCAGGTGATTACGATGCCGTGGCAACGATCCGTTTTCCGAATGAAGGTGATGGTATTCAACGTTACGAGGTTCCTGACGAGTTTCAATCGAGCAGTTTTAAATTTCCTTATAAGGCTCCACTGGATGGATATCAGGATAAGCTGATTCTGGAACGACATGCCACGCTTCGCAAAACAGAGTGCAATTTTAATCCAAAAACAGATCTTTACATCTTTCGGGTACGCACGGAATTAGATGCGGACGGAAATGTTGTTTCCGCCTGTTATGGTCGTACCACCGGCCGAATTGAAATCGGATGGGGCGAGGTATTTGATTTCAGCTACTTTTTTAATACGAACTCCCAAAGCCGCAGTCTGGAGTCTGATGAGAAACCGTATTGATCTTTGACATCTGAATACATTTCTTGCCGCCGGAACCATCGGCACACACGGCAGCGGTCTCGAATACCACACCGGCGACAACGGCCTCGATATTTCCAATGTGGAAATCTGCGATTGGCTCCTCGTCCCGAAGCGTAGCGCAGATAATTTCCCAACGGAAAATAGCGACAAGGGAGCGGTTCACGCCTTTCCGTCCAGGACCGGGCCGATGGGGTCAGCGCCAAACAATAAGTGGCCAATTACATCGGCTAATTTTGACATGTCGGATCTCCTTCGGAAGGTTTTAAAACGAGCGAGCAGGACTGGTTTAGAAAAGATAAATATAATGAAGTGAAAGAATGGAGGCATAGCGACCTCAAAAACGCGCCCTATGTCCATGTATACCGATTGTTTGAAGCAATTACAGGGAAGGTGAATTGATATGAAATGGATTTTTTATTTTTAAGTTTGATAACTTCAGGGTGTGTTTCTGCGACTGTGCCTGCATCCAAGTTTACTGTTCATGTAACAGATGTTGAAACAGGGTTGCCA from Verrucomicrobia bacterium S94 carries:
- the speA gene encoding biosynthetic arginine decarboxylase; translation: MKTESTAWSPEQSAEIYGINNWGTDYFSVSDAGEVIVHPHGNGTGISLRHIVDGLIDRGLNMPVLLRFSDILDARIKLLHEGFGRAIQEFEYEGNYRGVYPIKVNQQQQVLEEITAFGARYHHGLEAGSKPELIAALSYMHDPEAYLICNGYKDEEFVDLGLYACKMGLQCIFVVETPSELELIINRSKTLDIPPKIGVRLKLSTQASGHWNHSGGERSVFGLNPSQVCDVVDLLKEVNMLDCLQLLHYHVGSQIPNIRDIREAVVEACRVYIGLVKEGAPMGILDLGGGLAVDYDGSQGDTEASRNYNLDEYCVAIVENLVSTLAETGVPHPDIVTESGRATVAYYSVLLFNILDESRFEISDLPTELPENAHELLHNLMAVVKVVNKRNAQECFHDAFYYRDEIHERFKRGTMTLRDRALAGTIFWHIITRIAKLTGQMDYVPSELRKLPSMLADIYYGNFSLFQSLPDVWAIDQLFPIMPIHRLNEKPTREVVLADITCDCDGKIDRFVGQYTTRDSLPLHNLTDDEYYLGVFLVGAYQETLGDLHNLLGDTNVITVEVDREGHLNYSRELEGDSVADVLSYVEYDPKNIIRRIRKLAETAVRNDAITAKERRNIMDAFENGMRGYTYFER